The sequence TTCATTTTGGCACTAGGCCGTGAGCTCAAACTCTGATATTTTGTAGAGAAAATTACTAGAATGTTACACATTTTATGGTTTATTACTAGAATGTTGTATATCTTTGTTTTATTACTAGAATGTTTTCTCTTTCCTAGTAATTTACAATAAGGggcttttgttatgttttattttctgaaacTAATTTTAAAGATCAAAGCCACATCAGTTATTTAAAATCCACATCACATCAGTTatttttgaaaccaaaccgtCTCTATCACTATCACTATCACTATCATACATAcggttttgtcaaaaaaaaaaaaaaaagaacacgaAGAACTGTGTTGTGTCGAAGAAGGAACCGCAAACCGAAATCCTCTCACCCTTCGAAACCCTCGTCGACATTGTTCTTTACTTCTTCGAACTCTCTCTAACTCTCTGTCGTTGAACTCTCTATAACTCTCTGTCGTTGAACTCTGTCTCGTCGGAGTTTTTAGAAACCGTCGTCTGTACGAAATCGCCTTCACCGCATTCTCATCAACGAGTTCATCTTTTCCGGTAAGATGTCGCGacgttatatattgtattttggtTGAGTTTGTGGGTCAGTTATATATTGAGGCTGTGATATGGGTGTGTCGAGGTTTTTGTTGCGACTGAGTTAGGGTTATGTTGACTGTGCTATGGGTTTGTCGAGGATTTTGTTGTGTCTGAGTTAGGGTTATGTTGCGGCTGAGATATGTGATTGTCTAGGCTTTTGTTGTGTCTGAATTAGGGCTTTTTGTTGTGGCTGAGTTATGGTTATGTTATAACTgagtaattattatgttatggctgagttatggttatgttataactgagtaattattatgttatggctgagttatatatatgacctaatatattttaatattatgatatgGCTGTGTTATTTTTATGTTGTGGCTGATTTATTGTTGTGTTATATGATCAGATGGATGTTAGTCAAGTCGAACCACGTGATTACCCTCCAAGACTTTACCCTTCTAACCTAGAAGGTAAAGATATCAATCATAATTTCCGTGCAGGACATTTCCCCCACATTAAAGAAACAATAGGACTCGATGTGTGGGAAGAACTGGTGAACTCTCCCATTGGAGTAGTTGCTAGGCTACTTTCACGCGAAAGCATTTGGTCTGGTAGGACCGTACACTATCTGCTATGTAGACAGCTGCGAGTGCATAAAAAGGAGATATGGTCTGTTGTGGTTGATGATGTTATCAGGTTTAGCTTGCTCGAGTTTGGTGAGATCACTGGGTTAAACACAGGTCCATTGCCAACAGAAAGTTTTGAACCTGATCAATACAAAGAGTTTTGGGAGGAGTTGAAGGTGCCGCTTGGGATGGGACCCAAGTATGATGAGCTGAAGGCAGCATTAGAGTTCTGTCCTGGTTGGAGTTTTGAAAAGCGTAAGTGGTTGGGGATGTTATTTCTTCAAGCCATGGGACTGTACTGTTTGCATCACAATTCAAGGATACCCTTTCAAAGTGCAATAAGGGTATTCGACGATGAAGCCATGAGGTCGTATCCATGGGGTCGGACTGCATACGAAGTTCTTGTTGACTCTCTGAAAACACTGTCTCCAGATGGAAAGTCATACACAGTAAGCGGCATGAAGGACGTTTTATTGGTTTGGGCGTATGAGTCCATCGTCTGTTTCGGTGAGAAGTTTGGGAGAGTGGTCAACAATGAAGACGTTCCTCTTTTGCGATGGGGTGGAAGGCGTACACGTTCAAGTTTTGATACTGTCTTGTCTGACGAAATCAAAGATCATGGCGAGGTAATGTTTAACTGCTACTTATACGACTGAGTTAACAGCTACTTAATGgttgagtttattttatattgttgccAAATTAGTCTATTTGATGGctgagtttattttatattgtgaccgaattaatttatttgatggctTGGTTTTGTGTTATTTGATGGCTGAGTTTATGATAAACTGGTGTTGCAGGTCCGTTTGAGGAGAATGGTTATGAAGGAGTCAATTGAAGAGATGTTTCTTGTATGGTCGGATGAACCTGACGACCCACAACTCGTTAGGTTGGTAGAAGACATACACGCAGGTAGATACGTGAAAGGTTTATGGGAAGTACAGAGGGATGAGCAGGGGAAGgggaatgagaagaagaagaagaagaaaacgaagGGAGTTTCATCAGAAGCTGAGccatcaacaaagaagcagaagaaagaagCTGCTGAAACGAGAAAGGGTTCTAGCGAGGAGGAAGCTGTATTGGACAAAGCGACTCTGACGAATCTTGTGAGTGCTCTGCAGAATATTTCAGCAAAATTTGACGCTTACGATTTTGACCGGAACCGGCCAGTGATGGACGAGAAGACCCTAGATAACGTGGTGAAAGCTGTAGTGCAGCAGAGTCTGAAAGTTTTGGGGGAAAGGAAAATTCCCGACAACGATGCTAAACTCTCCTCCGCCGGCGTAGAAAAATCTTTATCGGTGACATCATCACCTCGTAGGAGGTCGCCACCGGAAAAGTCGGACAAAAGTCCAGTGGTAGAACCGCAGGCCCAGGAGGAGAAGTCTGTAAAAACTCCAGTGACAGAACCGCGGCAGCAGAAAAAGCCTGTCAAAAGTCCAGAGCCGCCGCAGCAGAAAGAGAAGGCTGTCAAAAGTCCGGTGCCGCCGCAGCGGAAGGAGAAGGCTGTCAAAAGTCCGGTGCCGGCGCAGCAGAAACAGCAGAAGTCAGTCAAAAGTCCAGCGTTAGCTGAGACCCCTGCAAAGAAGAATTCGGAGCTTGAGAAGGATACAGTGGTGAGAAGGATTTTGGgtgatgattttaatgaaattgatTTCATCAGTGTTTCTCCTGCAAAGATTACTAAGGATGGTAAGGATGCCAACGTTCCAGCCTATGGACGCGGCTTACGGGgcaaggccaagcgtactgtTACTGTAAAGGATGAGGCTATCGAGGATAAGAAAAAAGCACAGCGGGCAGAGGCTGCGttgaagaggaaggagaagcaAGAGGCTAAGAAAAAAGAGAACGAGGAGAAGAAACAGAACAGAAAAGCGGCTGAGttacaaaagaaacaagaggctggattacagaagaaaaagaaggaagaCGAGGCTGAGTTAccgaaaaaaaagaaggaaaaagaggctgagttaccgaagaagaagaaagaagaagaggaatgTGTTGTGACGAACGACGAAGTTATTGCGGAAGATAACGCATTGGCGGCGGAGTCTGATGTCGAGCCAGCTGAATTGATTAGATCTTCCGTTATAAAGGAACTTTGGGAGAAATCAGTTAAGTTATCTCCACAAGGGTTTTCATTGACGAACCTTGATTCAGCACCAGTTTTTCCGTACATTGGAGACAATGGACAGACGACTTGCATGAGGAAGAACATTACGCCTTCATCAGCAATATACGACCCTTGCGCACCTGTTGATCCGGCGCGACTGGAAAAACTGAAGCAACACATTAAGGCAATTCCACCCAAACCACCAGCACCTAAAGATAAACCAGAAGAACTCTCAGCTGATCATGAGAGTGACTTCTACAGCATACTCATGCATGAAAGACCGTGGCCTGACAAAGAATATGGATGGGTGTTTGATAATGTAAGTCTTTATTAAGGctgacttatatatttaattcattatattacggctgacttattatttttctttgtctaGCATATCGCTGCGTATATGAACGTCCTCATACAAAGGTCCATGCGAAATCCCACTCCATTCTGGTCCAAGCGGATTGGTTTCATAGACCCTTGGTTGTTAGGTTTTTCGGCTTACGATTACATGCAGTTCAGGATGAAACCTGCTTCGTTCAAGTTCAAAGACAGTGGTTATGAAAAGTTGGTAAACGGGAGACTCCCCGAAGAATTTACAACAAACTTGAAGTGGTATGCAGATGTGGATCACGTGTACGGATGTCTTCAAACCGGCGGTAATCACTGGGTGGCGTTTCACGTGGATCTGATCAAGGAGAAGATAGATTGCTACGATCCAATCTATGGAGAGTCAACACCCGAAAGTGAGCAAAAAATGCTAAATGCTTTTAGACCTCTACTG is a genomic window of Brassica rapa cultivar Chiifu-401-42 unplaced genomic scaffold, CAAS_Brap_v3.01 Scaffold0397, whole genome shotgun sequence containing:
- the LOC117130356 gene encoding uncharacterized protein LOC117130356, whose product is MDVSQVEPRDYPPRLYPSNLEGKDINHNFRAGHFPHIKETIGLDVWEELVNSPIGVVARLLSRESIWSGRTVHYLLCRQLRVHKKEIWSVVVDDVIRFSLLEFGEITGLNTGPLPTESFEPDQYKEFWEELKVPLGMGPKYDELKAALEFCPGWSFEKRKWLGMLFLQAMGLYCLHHNSRIPFQSAIRVFDDEAMRSYPWGRTAYEVLVDSLKTLSPDGKSYTVSGMKDVLLVWAYESIVCFGEKFGRVVNNEDVPLLRWGGRRTRSSFDTVLSDEIKDHGEVRLRRMVMKESIEEMFLVWSDEPDDPQLVRLVEDIHAGRYVKGLWEVQRDEQGKGNEKKKKKKTKGVSSEAEPSTKKQKKEAAETRKGSSEEEAVLDKATLTNLVSALQNISAKFDAYDFDRNRPVMDEKTLDNVVKAVVQQSLKVLGERKIPDNDAKLSSAGVEKSLSVTSSPRRRSPPEKSDKSPVVEPQAQEEKSVKTPVTEPRQQKKPVKSPEPPQQKEKAVKSPVPPQRKEKAVKSPVPAQQKQQKSVKSPALAETPAKKNSELEKDTVVRRILGDDFNEIDFISVSPAKITKDGKDANVPAYGRGLRGKAKRTVTVKDEAIEDKKKAQRAEAALKRKEKQEAKKKENEEKKQNRKAAELQKKQEAGLQKKKKEDEAELPKKKKEKEAELPKKKKEEEECVVTNDEVIAEDNALAAESDVEPAELIRSSVIKELWEKSVKLSPQGFSLTNLDSAPVFPYIGDNGQTTCMRKNITPSSAIYDPCAPVDPARLEKLKQHIKAIPPKPPAPKDKPEELSADHESDFYSILMHERPWPDKEYGWVFDNVSLY